The window AAATCAATCTGCGTTATATCACCTGTTATAATTGCACGCGAGCCCTCACCCAAACGCGTCAGGAACATGAGCATCTGGTCACTCGTTGTATTCTGGGCTTCATCCAATATCACAAAGGCATGGTCTAATGAACGACCTCTCATAAAAGCTAACGGCGCCACTTCAATCCGCTCCTGTTCTATCCATCGCTGGACTCGTTCAAAATCTACCATAGAATATAAAGCATCGTAAAGAGGTCGTAAGTAAGGATGGACTTTCTCTTCGAGGGCACCCGGCAAATAACCTAAATTTTCACCGGCTTCCACCGCCGGACGAGTTAAAACCAACCTCCGCACCTGTTTATTTAGTAGAGCCGATACCGCAGAAGCCATCGCAAGATAAGTTTTTCCGGTGCCTGCAGGACCTATTACAAAGGTCATTTCGCACTGCTGAATAGTTTCTAAATATTCCACCTGTCCTTTCGAACGAGGCTGAACTTTTATTTCGGGTCTTAGTCCCGGAATGGGAGTTTTTGCAGATTGTATTTCCGTCGTTTCAGCTACAGCCATATTGTTTTTCATATCTGGATAATCTTCCAATGCAAGGTCAAAATCAGCAGGGGTTGGCGTATATCCTTTGCGAACCGCATAAAGCAAATGATGAAGAATATCGCTTACTTTACGGGCTTCTTCATATTCGCCAATTAAAAGGACCTTTCCTCCGCGGTCAATCACCTGTACCCGCGTCTGGTCGCATACCCGCTTGCGAATTTCACCATTCACCCCTAATAATTTAATCAATTCATCATGATTATGAATTACGATTTCATGGGTTGAAATCGCTTCTCTCTTT of the Candidatus Hydrogenedens sp. genome contains:
- a CDS encoding PhoH family protein — protein: MSKIRLKREAISTHEIVIHNHDELIKLLGVNGEIRKRVCDQTRVQVIDRGGKVLLIGEYEEARKVSDILHHLLYAVRKGYTPTPADFDLALEDYPDMKNNMAVAETTEIQSAKTPIPGLRPEIKVQPRSKGQVEYLETIQQCEMTFVIGPAGTGKTYLAMASAVSALLNKQVRRLVLTRPAVEAGENLGYLPGALEEKVHPYLRPLYDALYSMVDFERVQRWIEQERIEVAPLAFMRGRSLDHAFVILDEAQNTTSDQMLMFLTRLGEGSRAIITGDITQID